AGCGCcaccctgggcacacctggtacctgcacatccttccaagggctcccccagtgccaccctgggcacacctggtACCTGCACATTCACCCCTGGgatcccccagtgccaccctgggcacacctggtACCTGCACATTCACCCCTGggctcccccagtgccaccctgggcacacctggtACCTGCAGATCCACCCCAGggctcccccagtgccaccctgggcacacctggtACCTGCAGATCCACCCCAGGgctcccccagcaccaccctgggcacacctggtACCTGCACAtcctcccctgggctcccccagcaccaccctgggcacacctggtACCTGCACAtcctcccctgggctcccccagtgccaccctgggcacacctggtACCTGCACAtcctcccctgggctcccccagtgccaccctgggcacacctggtACCTCCAGATCCACCCCAGGgctcccccagcaccagccctgcctggcccaggaCAGGAGTAGCCTGGGCTGGTGGTTCCCTGCAGGGGAGTCCATTGGAGCCCGTTCTCTCCAGGTTGTGGAGCGGTGCCTGGAGCTCGGCGCTGCCTCCGCCCGCTACATCAGCGGCTCCatggccagccccagcctgcccgAGGAGGTGCTCAGGGAGGCTGAGAACACCTGGGGTAggtgctccctgctcagccccgtgcagcccagcccccaggaggtgctgcctctgtggctggtggcacagctgctccGCCCGCAGGTGGCCTGGACATGCTCATCCTGAACCACATCGGCCAGAGCGGCTTCACCTACTTCAGCGGGGACGTGGGGCACGTGCGCAGCCTCCTGGAGACCAACTTTGTGAGCTACGTGGCCCTGGCCAcggctgccctgcccctgctgaaGGAGAGCGAGGGCAGCATCGTGGTGGTCTCGTCCATAGCAGGTgagctcctgcccacagcccctcctctgcctgccaCGATCCCTGCGGAGGCTCCGCtccaaaaggcagagcagggaccacAAGCAGGGCTGGCGCTCAGGGTCAGCACATTATTAACTCTGCACAATTCAAATCCTCTGGGAAATTTATCCTCTGTCCTGTCGGGCTCTTGGCACCCTCTGATCACCTTCCCACGCCGCAGTGCAGGTGATTCCACAGCCATGGCCGCACACTGAACACACATTTGCAATATGTGGGCATCTCTGCAGGGATACAGAAGCTGCTCTGGAAGGCCCTTTGTGCCATACATCACATTTTGAACATTCCTGAGTGTGCTTTATCTCTCAGGCATTCATGACAGTTTATTCCAACACCCTAAATCCCAGCGCTGGAGCTACTGGCAGGGCAAGAGGAAGGGAGAGCTGTGCAGCCTGgtgcctgcccagcacccaaaccccagccctgtctctgcTCCAGGTAAAATTGCTGGCCCTTTTACCGCCTCCTATTCTGCAACCAAGTTCGCCCTAGATGGATTTTTCAGCTCCTTGAGGCAGGAGCTCATCATAGACAAGGTCAACGTTTCCATCACGCTCTGCATCCTGGGCTACATCAACACAGGtaagctcagccctgccaggaccccaTTCCAGCCGAGCCCAGCCTGTCTCTGGTGCCAGCCtcccctgcctctgcagctgtggaaaCAGGACCCCAACCCTTCAAAAAGTGTGCGCCGAGGCCTTGGACTCTGCCAGGCTCCGTGAACTCAGGGGGGTCCTGTGGCCTCTCAAGAGCTGGAAAGCAAAGGGACGGGAAGGACATTTATAATTGTTATTTTCACTGTTCTAAGCCTTGTTAAGCAGGTCTGATCCCAGAGTCTGTGGGTTCGGGTCCATGGGTTTGGGTCcgtgggtttggggtgccccaGACACCCCAACGCCGATGGTGCTGCGTCCCCCTGACCCGTCCCTGTCCCGTGCCAGAGAGCGCCGTGCGGGCCGTGTCCCGCGTCATCCCGGACAGCCCGGCC
The genomic region above belongs to Molothrus ater isolate BHLD 08-10-18 breed brown headed cowbird chromosome 25, BPBGC_Mater_1.1, whole genome shotgun sequence and contains:
- the LOC118696363 gene encoding 11-beta-hydroxysteroid dehydrogenase 1-like — translated: MGLLLKILIPLLGAALAFYFYSAPENFSEEMLRGKRVIVTGASSGIGEQMAYHLARMEAHLLLTARTEAKLQKVVERCLELGAASARYISGSMASPSLPEEVLREAENTWGGLDMLILNHIGQSGFTYFSGDVGHVRSLLETNFVSYVALATAALPLLKESEGSIVVVSSIAGKIAGPFTASYSATKFALDGFFSSLRQELIIDKVNVSITLCILGYINTESAVRAVSRVIPDSPAPKEECALEIIRAGALRRRELHYPGPAIGSTLLLHSLAPELLESLLRRSYRLENVQRT